The Perca fluviatilis chromosome 2, GENO_Pfluv_1.0, whole genome shotgun sequence genome includes a region encoding these proteins:
- the LOC120545198 gene encoding olfactory receptor 11A1-like: protein MINSSNVSYFTLAAYFDIELFTFLYFFLILSLYVFIVCANLLLIVVICMNRSLHEPMYLFLCSLFVNELYGSTGLFPFLLVQILSDIHTVSAPFCFLQMFCVYTYGSVEFINLALMSYDRYLAICYPLQYHVHMTSNKVVVLIAVTWSLPFFAVFVTTLLSASLQLCGNIINSVYCDNYSIIKLACYETRVNNVYELVAASLTVCVPVSIIFYTYMKIFKVCFSGSKQTRQKAVSTCTPHLASLLNFSFGVSFEILQSRFDMSSVPMMLRILLSLYFLTCQPIFNPVIYGLNMSKIRIMCQSLFSISVLGDVKSKVQQKQLKQKQTHDANRKVRSFSPGDNVFVRNYSYGPKWIPAVIQSSSGPVSYTVIIGCGQPMKRHMDQVRARLADTVPSSESEDEEETLSDMVGGCVGPLPTSLNDRGEPPPIEPQDLQLAPDTRVPPDLPIASVVRRSERERRSPGHLKDFVRQSMPEKICQQGPPPVHPHYPFGLTVQNFFPMPLTQLTPEGVTPSEPSYIGV, encoded by the exons ATGATAAACTCTTCAAATGTTTCATATTTTACACTTGCTGCTTACTTTGACATTGagttgtttacatttttatatttcttccTCATTTTGTCTTTGTATGTTTTCATAGTTTGTGCCAATCTTTTGCTGATTGTGGTTATCTGTATGAACAGGAGCTTACATGAACCTATGTACCTTTTTCTGTGCAGCCTGTTTGTAAATGAACTGTATGGTAGTACAGGGTTGTTTCCATTCCTTCTGGTTCAGATCctctctgacattcacactgtttctgctcccttctgtttcctgcagatgttctGTGTGTATACTTATGGCAGTGTAGAGTTTATTAACTTAGCCCTCATGTCTTATGACAGATATCTTGCTATCTGTTATCCTCTGCAATATCACGTACATATGACATCTAATAAGGTTGTTGTGCTTATTGCTGTAACATGGTCTCTtcctttttttgctgtttttgtcacAACATTATTGAGTGCCTCCTTACAGCTGTGTGGGAACATCATTAATAGTGTTTACTGTGACAACTATTCCATCATAAAATTGGCTTGCTATGAAACAAGAGTAAATAATGTGTATGAACTCGTTGCAGCTTCTCTAACAGTCTGTGTTCCTGTATCTATAATCTTTTACACTTACATGAAGAtctttaaagtgtgtttttctgGTTCTAAACAGACCAGACAGAAAGCTGTCAGTACCTGCACACCTCACCTCGCTTCCCTGCTCAACTTTTCTTTTGGGGTTTcctttgaaatattacagagcaGGTTTGATATGAGCAGTGTACCCATGATGTTACGAATATTGTTGTCATTGTATTTTCTGACGTGCCAACCGATCTTTAACCCTGTAATTTACGGCCTCAACATGTCCAAAATACGCATCATGTGTCAAAGTCTGTTTTCAATTTCTGTTTTGGGAG ATGTGAAATCAAAAGTGCAGCAAAAGCaactgaaacagaaacagactCATGATGCAAACAGAAAAGTGAGGAGTTTCTCGCCCGGGGATAATGTTTTTGTAAGGAACTATTCTTATGGTCCTAAGTGGATCCCTGCTGTCATCCAGAGCTCATCAGGCCCAGTGTCTTATACAGTGATCATTGGATGTGGTCAACCCATGAAGAGGCACATGGACCAAGTGAGAGCTAGACTGGCTGACACTGTTCCAAGTTCTGAGTctgaggatgaagaggaaaCCTTGTCGGACATGGTTGGAGGTTGTGTGGGCCCCTTGCCTACAAGTTTGAATGACAGAGGAGAACCTCCACCTATTGAGCCACAAGATCTTCAGCTGGCTCCTGATACTCGGGTCCCACCGGACTTGCCCATTGCATCAGTGGTGCGACGCTCTGAGCGGGAGAGACGCTCGCCTGGGCACCTTAAAGACTTTGTTAGACAGA GCATGCCAGAAAAGATCTGTcaacaggggcctcctccagttcacccgcactacccgtttgggcttactgTCCAGAATTTTTTTCCCAtgcccctgacccaactcaccccAGAAG GGGTCACCCCCAGCGAGCCCAGCTACATTGGAGTTTAG
- the LOC120545205 gene encoding putative gustatory receptor clone PTE03 — MENNSEVVFVLQGLNDSLTNRQMYCAFALVSYLFTIFVNLTLIVIVCLERTLHEPIYIFLCSLCFNGICGASSFYPKLLHSLLADSNVITYAGCLTQIFVVYCYVFCDFTSLTVMSYDRYLAICKPLQYPMLMSVQRVALLLLLTWCFSLLEAIIGITLTARLPLCRHHINQIFCTNWEVVKLSCSDTTGNNIYSFVLIFTHTLQTGLILVSYTHLVRASLRLASNRKKFVQTCVPHLVTLLIFASSLVFDSIYSRYGGGKLQVLQNLLAAEFLVVPPLINPIIYGINLHQIRSRIIHNFSHKPGL, encoded by the coding sequence ATGGAGAATAACTCTGAGGTGGTGTTTGTGCTTCAGGGTCTGAACGACTCTCTGACAAACCGTCAGATGTACTGTGCCTTCGCCCTGGTGTCATACCTCTTCACCATCTTCGTCAACCTGACGCTCATCGTCATCGTCTGCCTGGAGAGAACGCTCCATGAGCCGATCTACATCTTCCTGTGCAGCCTATGTTTTAACGGTATCTGCGGAGCGTCGAGTTTCTACCCAAAGCTGCTTCATAGCCTTTTGGCCGACTCTAACGTCATCACGTATGCCGGCTGTTTGACTCAGATATTTGTGGTTTACTGTTATGTTTTCTGTGATTTCACCAGTCTGACCGTCATGTCGTATGACCGCTACTTGGCCATCTGTAAGCCGCTGCAGTACCCGATGCTGATGTCGGTGCAGAGggtggcgctgctgctgctgctcacctGGTGCTTCTCGCTGCTGGAGGCGATTATTGGTATCACACTGACCGCCAGATTGCCGCTGTGTAGGCACCACATCAACCAGATCTTCTGCACCAACTGGGAGGTGGTAAAGCTGTCATGCTCAGACACAACTGGCAACAACATCTACAGCTTTGTGCTAATTTTTACGCACACTTTGCAGACTGGACTCATCCTGGTGTCCTACACACACCTGGTCCGAGCCTCGCTCAGGTTGGCATCCAACCGCAAGAAGTTTGTACAGACGTGTGTGCCGCACCTGGTCACGCTACTCATCTTTGCAAGCTCACTGGTGTTTGATTCCATCTACTCTCGCTATGGCGGCGGCAAGCTACAGGTGTTGCAGAACCTGCTGGCCGCAGAGTTCCTGGTGGTCCCGCCTCTCATCAACCCAATCATTTACGGCATCAACCTGCATCAGATCAGGTCCAGGATCATCCACAACTTCTCCCACAAACCAGGGTTATAA